The following coding sequences are from one Microbulbifer sp. TB1203 window:
- a CDS encoding sugar MFS transporter produces the protein MEAAVATQSRSRSSLLPMAIIGMLFFIFGFVTWLNGSLIPFLKILCNLNDFQALFVTFAFYIAYTVMALPMSYILRRTGYRDGMAIGLAIMAAASLVFIPAAQTGSFPIFLLGLFGLGAGLTILQTASNPYVVKLGPAESAATRIAVMGILNKGAGVLAPIAFTALVLSGLSDFNTEAIARLEEAERTAKLEEVSSRLVMPYIYMAVMLSLLVGLVKFSGLPDIEEDKTEDSESKSGVLQFPQVVLGALALFTYVGVEVIAGDTIGLYGERLGLANFSSLTSYTMVFMVIGYLIGVFGIPRFISQQQALLGSAVAGSLCVLGAVFGSSESTGIAGVLWGWSGVPVVPDTVTFVALMGLAHALVWPSIWPLALEGLGRFTAQGSALLIMGIAGGAIIPLFGYGPIAEVTGETRMGYWIALPCYLFILFYALKGHKMRSWK, from the coding sequence ATGGAAGCCGCAGTAGCAACCCAGAGTAGGTCGAGAAGCAGTCTGTTGCCGATGGCGATTATCGGCATGTTGTTTTTTATTTTTGGTTTTGTGACTTGGTTGAATGGGTCACTGATTCCGTTTTTGAAAATTCTGTGCAACCTGAATGATTTTCAGGCCCTGTTCGTCACCTTCGCCTTTTATATCGCCTACACGGTGATGGCACTGCCGATGTCGTATATCCTGCGCCGCACTGGCTACAGGGACGGTATGGCGATTGGCCTGGCAATTATGGCAGCAGCGTCACTGGTATTTATCCCCGCGGCGCAGACCGGCAGCTTTCCGATATTTCTGCTGGGGCTGTTCGGCCTCGGCGCCGGTTTGACTATCCTGCAGACCGCTTCCAATCCCTATGTGGTCAAGCTCGGCCCGGCGGAAAGCGCGGCCACGCGCATCGCGGTGATGGGGATTCTAAACAAGGGCGCGGGGGTGCTCGCTCCCATCGCATTTACCGCCCTGGTACTCTCGGGGCTGAGCGATTTCAATACTGAGGCGATTGCCCGGCTGGAAGAGGCGGAGCGCACAGCCAAACTGGAGGAAGTGTCCAGCCGCCTGGTCATGCCCTATATCTATATGGCTGTCATGCTGTCGCTGCTGGTGGGGTTGGTCAAGTTTTCCGGCCTGCCGGATATCGAGGAAGACAAGACCGAAGACAGCGAAAGCAAATCCGGTGTCCTGCAATTTCCCCAGGTGGTTCTGGGCGCGCTGGCGCTGTTCACATACGTGGGCGTGGAGGTGATCGCCGGCGACACCATCGGCCTGTACGGCGAGCGCCTGGGCCTGGCCAACTTCTCCTCGCTCACTTCCTACACCATGGTGTTTATGGTGATCGGCTACCTGATCGGGGTCTTCGGTATTCCACGCTTTATCAGCCAGCAGCAGGCCCTGCTGGGTTCCGCCGTCGCCGGCAGCCTCTGTGTCCTGGGTGCGGTATTCGGCTCTTCCGAAAGTACCGGGATCGCCGGCGTGCTGTGGGGCTGGAGCGGTGTTCCGGTTGTGCCCGATACCGTGACCTTTGTCGCCCTGATGGGCCTGGCCCATGCGCTGGTATGGCCTTCCATCTGGCCGCTGGCGCTGGAAGGGCTGGGCAGGTTTACCGCCCAGGGCTCCGCACTGCTGATTATGGGGATCGCCGGCGGCGCGATCATTCCGCTGTTCGGTTATGGCCCCATAGCGGAGGTCACAGGTGAAACCCGGATGGGGTACTGGATCGCGCTGCCCTGCTATCTGTTTATCCTGTTCTACGCACTCAAAGGTCACAAGATGCGCAGCTGGAAGTAG
- the nagA gene encoding N-acetylglucosamine-6-phosphate deacetylase: protein MRTLIAEQLFDGEQMHRDIPLVVDDKGRIQSLGGEAAAAAERLNGLLVPGLVDVQVNGGGGVLFNNDPSVDALGKIGAAHARYGTTGFLPTLITDRVDVMLRAADAVSTALREEVPGVLGVHFEGPHLSEPKKGTHEADFIRPLSEEELAIYARDDLGVKVVTLAPENVAVDDIRKLVSLGVKVCLGHSNADGATAAAAVAVGATGFTHLFNAMSPLQSREPGMVGTALITDDAWCGLIADGHHVCAEAMQLALKAKPRGKIMLVTDAMSLVGSDETSFPLFDRVVTREGDRLTSTTGELAGSHLDMIGAVRNIRDWCGVDLTEALRMGALYPAQFLGLKAGRLEAGGPADMVLLNEKLEVEKTWIGGRKVF, encoded by the coding sequence GTGCGTACACTGATCGCGGAACAGCTTTTCGACGGCGAACAGATGCATCGCGATATTCCGCTCGTTGTGGACGACAAGGGACGTATTCAGTCCCTGGGCGGCGAGGCGGCCGCCGCTGCCGAGCGCCTTAATGGCCTGCTGGTCCCGGGGCTGGTGGACGTACAGGTGAATGGCGGTGGCGGGGTACTGTTCAACAACGACCCCAGCGTGGACGCGCTGGGCAAAATTGGCGCGGCTCACGCGCGTTACGGCACCACTGGGTTCTTGCCCACCTTGATCACCGACCGGGTGGACGTGATGTTACGGGCGGCAGATGCGGTCAGCACCGCCTTGCGTGAGGAGGTGCCCGGTGTGCTGGGAGTGCATTTCGAGGGGCCGCACCTGAGCGAGCCGAAGAAAGGCACCCATGAAGCGGACTTTATCCGCCCCCTCAGCGAAGAGGAGCTGGCCATCTACGCCCGCGACGACCTTGGGGTCAAGGTAGTCACCCTGGCACCGGAAAATGTCGCGGTGGACGATATCCGCAAGCTGGTTTCCCTGGGGGTGAAAGTCTGTCTGGGCCATTCCAATGCCGACGGCGCGACGGCCGCGGCGGCGGTGGCTGTGGGAGCCACGGGCTTTACCCATTTGTTCAATGCCATGTCGCCGCTGCAGTCCCGTGAGCCGGGGATGGTGGGAACAGCGCTGATCACCGACGACGCCTGGTGCGGACTGATCGCCGACGGCCACCACGTCTGCGCCGAGGCCATGCAGCTGGCGCTCAAGGCCAAGCCGCGCGGAAAAATCATGCTGGTAACTGATGCCATGTCCCTGGTGGGCAGCGACGAAACCAGTTTTCCGCTGTTCGATCGGGTGGTGACCCGGGAGGGTGACAGGCTTACCTCAACCACCGGTGAACTGGCTGGGTCACACCTGGATATGATCGGGGCAGTGCGCAATATCCGCGACTGGTGCGGTGTGGATTTGACCGAGGCGCTGCGCATGGGCGCTCTCTACCCGGCGCAGTTTTTGGGGCTGAAAGCCGGCCGATTGGAAGCCGGCGGGCCTGCAGACATGGTTTTGCTGAATGAGAAGTTAGAGGTTGAGAAAACCTGGATAGGTGGCAGGAAAGTTTTTTAG
- a CDS encoding aminotransferase class I/II-fold pyridoxal phosphate-dependent enzyme: MRIDSARSDQLQEWESELSAQYQRICQHELSLDLTRGKPSADQLHLSDGLDGILNGDYRAADGTDTRNYGGLEGLQCARELGADILQVPTEEVMAAGNSSLTLMYHAVLTGYLFGFAGNTPWREMKSPKFLCPVPGYDRHFSICEQLGIGMVNVPMTATGPDMDAVEEQIRGDSEIIGIWCVPKFSNPTGVTYDKETVDRLAQLGQFANPGFRIFWDNAYAIHDLEHQINLPGIREATHENDTGDSVLQFASTSKVTHAGAGLAFVSASEANLASLKKQMQAMTIGPDKVNQLRHSRFFGEFTLLREHMQKHAQILNPKFECVQSQLEKAFADTDLGTWEEPKGGYFVSFNTRPGCAAAVIQLAADAGVKLTPAGATFPYGKDPEDRNIRIAPSFPPLEELDTAMSVFVLCVKLASVRKQLGMNAE; this comes from the coding sequence GTGCGTATCGACTCCGCCAGAAGCGACCAGTTGCAAGAGTGGGAAAGTGAACTGAGCGCGCAGTACCAGCGTATCTGCCAACACGAATTGAGCCTGGACCTGACCCGCGGAAAACCCTCCGCGGACCAGTTGCACCTGTCGGACGGGCTGGACGGGATTCTCAACGGAGACTACCGCGCCGCCGACGGCACCGATACGCGCAACTACGGCGGCCTCGAGGGCCTGCAGTGCGCCCGTGAACTGGGCGCGGATATCCTTCAGGTCCCCACCGAAGAAGTGATGGCCGCCGGCAACAGCTCCCTCACCCTGATGTACCACGCGGTGCTCACCGGCTACCTGTTCGGCTTTGCCGGCAACACCCCCTGGCGGGAGATGAAGTCGCCCAAGTTCCTCTGCCCGGTGCCCGGCTACGACCGCCACTTCTCCATCTGCGAACAGCTGGGCATCGGCATGGTGAATGTCCCCATGACCGCCACGGGCCCGGATATGGACGCGGTGGAAGAGCAGATCCGCGGGGACTCCGAAATCATCGGCATCTGGTGCGTGCCCAAATTCTCCAACCCCACCGGGGTTACCTACGACAAGGAAACTGTGGACCGCCTGGCGCAGCTGGGCCAGTTCGCCAACCCCGGCTTCCGCATCTTCTGGGACAACGCCTACGCGATTCACGACCTGGAGCATCAGATCAACCTGCCCGGCATTCGCGAGGCCACCCACGAAAACGACACCGGTGACTCGGTGCTGCAGTTCGCCTCCACTTCCAAGGTGACCCACGCCGGTGCCGGCCTCGCCTTTGTCAGCGCCAGCGAAGCAAACCTGGCCTCGCTGAAAAAGCAGATGCAGGCCATGACCATCGGCCCGGACAAGGTGAACCAACTGCGCCACTCGCGCTTTTTCGGCGAGTTCACCCTACTCCGGGAGCATATGCAGAAGCACGCGCAGATACTCAACCCGAAATTCGAATGTGTGCAGAGCCAGCTGGAGAAGGCCTTTGCGGATACGGACCTGGGCACCTGGGAAGAACCCAAAGGTGGCTATTTCGTTTCTTTCAATACCCGTCCCGGCTGCGCCGCGGCGGTGATCCAACTGGCTGCGGACGCCGGTGTCAAACTCACCCCCGCCGGCGCCACCTTTCCCTACGGCAAAGACCCCGAGGACCGCAATATCCGCATCGCTCCCAGCTTCCCGCCCCTGGAGGAACTGGATACCGCCATGTCGGTGTTTGTGCTCTGCGTGAAGCTGGCCAGTGTGCGCAAGCAGCTAGGTATGAATGCGGAATGA
- a CDS encoding phosphate ABC transporter substrate-binding protein, whose protein sequence is MGSSIRRGGIALLLCQLLLANPLIAETQTLFRLTGSNTIGAELAPMLVKGYLQHLGAENIRQRNEGERHWISAQLKGRAVEVPIVALGSSTGFKALNSDSADIGMASRRIKRSEVEMLARFGDLAGAEAEHVIGLDALVVAVHPDNPVSQLSIAQLRKIYRGEIRNWRELGGADLPVRPLHRDTESGTRATFDEEVFGGSHPAAGVYEVSGNAETHRIVLQQAGAIGYLPYADAGDVKKLAIKAGELAAVVPDPGIIATEDFPLTRRLYLYKNPSRHRPRVDDFLHFTESPAGQRLVAESGFIDLTPVALKIPPYPNAPDAYRELMASGERLSISFRFADSSSELDSRALKDLRRLQTFMEEHANRELSLTLVGFSDQKANSTIADIISRFRALKVQGALLREHQLGDSRVLALGAFAPLTADSQRAPVKNSRVEVWIN, encoded by the coding sequence ATGGGGAGTTCGATCAGGCGCGGGGGTATCGCGCTGCTGTTGTGCCAGTTGCTGCTGGCAAATCCGCTGATCGCGGAAACACAAACACTGTTTCGACTCACCGGCTCCAACACCATCGGCGCCGAACTGGCCCCCATGCTGGTAAAAGGCTATCTGCAACACCTCGGCGCGGAGAACATCCGGCAACGCAACGAAGGCGAGCGCCACTGGATCAGTGCACAACTCAAAGGCCGCGCTGTGGAAGTGCCCATCGTGGCCCTCGGCTCCAGCACCGGTTTCAAGGCGCTGAACAGCGACAGTGCCGACATCGGCATGGCCTCGCGCAGAATCAAGCGGAGCGAGGTGGAGATGCTGGCGCGTTTCGGCGACCTGGCCGGCGCTGAGGCGGAGCATGTGATCGGCCTGGACGCGCTGGTGGTGGCGGTCCATCCCGACAACCCGGTATCCCAGTTGAGCATCGCACAGTTGCGCAAAATCTACCGGGGTGAAATCCGCAACTGGCGCGAACTGGGCGGCGCCGACCTGCCTGTCCGTCCCCTGCACCGGGACACCGAGTCCGGCACCCGGGCCACTTTCGATGAAGAGGTTTTTGGTGGCAGCCACCCCGCCGCGGGGGTGTACGAAGTGTCCGGCAACGCGGAGACCCACCGCATAGTCCTGCAACAGGCCGGCGCTATCGGCTATCTGCCCTACGCCGATGCCGGAGACGTCAAAAAACTGGCCATCAAGGCCGGCGAGTTGGCGGCGGTGGTGCCGGACCCGGGCATTATCGCCACCGAGGATTTCCCCCTCACCCGCCGGCTCTACCTGTACAAGAATCCCAGCCGGCACAGGCCCCGGGTCGACGACTTCCTGCACTTCACCGAATCGCCGGCGGGGCAACGCCTTGTGGCCGAATCGGGGTTTATCGATCTCACGCCGGTCGCACTGAAAATTCCCCCCTACCCCAACGCCCCCGACGCCTACCGCGAGTTGATGGCCTCCGGCGAGCGCCTGAGCATCTCATTCCGCTTCGCCGACAGCAGCTCGGAGCTGGACAGCCGCGCGCTCAAAGACCTGCGGCGACTGCAGACGTTTATGGAAGAGCACGCCAACCGCGAGCTGAGCCTGACCCTCGTCGGCTTCTCCGACCAGAAGGCCAACAGCACTATCGCCGATATCATCTCGCGTTTTCGCGCCCTCAAGGTGCAGGGCGCGCTGCTGCGCGAACACCAGCTGGGCGACAGCCGGGTACTGGCCCTCGGCGCCTTCGCCCCCCTTACCGCGGACAGCCAGCGGGCACCGGTGAAGAACAGCCGCGTGGAGGTATGGATAAACTGA
- the nagK gene encoding N-acetylglucosamine kinase, with amino-acid sequence MVALRDRDTLFIGIDGGGSKCRASVVDADNRLLGTGVAGPANPLHGYAQTIDSIVRSAALALADAKLPPEILGELVAGVGLAGVNMPRLYNEMASWAHPFRKMYLTTDQHSACLGAHRGGDGAVIIAGTGSCGYAWVNGRSKLIGGHGFPHGDKGSGAWMGMEAVKYLFLALDGLAEDSRLKGELLKALGSSDASEVFEKIGGKSSSHYARLAVPVIECAEAGDPVAVSIVRDGAAYISALADKLLELNPPRLSMIGGLAPRLRPWLAPHVVKRLAEPLDAPEIGCVYFAQQSLARDAGESGKNTGSKALFG; translated from the coding sequence ATGGTTGCTTTGAGAGACAGGGATACACTTTTTATTGGCATCGACGGCGGCGGCAGCAAATGCCGCGCCTCTGTCGTGGATGCCGACAATCGCCTGCTCGGTACCGGTGTCGCCGGCCCGGCCAACCCGCTGCACGGCTATGCCCAGACCATCGATTCCATCGTGCGCTCCGCCGCCCTCGCGCTGGCCGACGCCAAGCTGCCGCCGGAAATCCTGGGAGAGCTGGTGGCGGGCGTGGGCCTGGCCGGTGTGAATATGCCGCGCCTGTACAACGAGATGGCCTCCTGGGCCCATCCCTTCCGGAAAATGTATCTCACCACCGACCAGCATTCGGCTTGCCTCGGCGCCCACCGCGGCGGCGACGGCGCGGTGATCATCGCCGGCACCGGCTCCTGTGGCTACGCCTGGGTCAACGGCCGCAGTAAATTGATCGGCGGCCACGGCTTTCCCCACGGCGACAAGGGCAGCGGCGCCTGGATGGGCATGGAGGCGGTCAAGTACCTGTTCCTGGCCCTGGACGGCCTGGCGGAGGATTCGCGCCTGAAGGGCGAACTGCTCAAGGCCCTGGGGAGCAGCGACGCCAGCGAAGTGTTCGAGAAAATCGGCGGCAAGTCTTCCAGCCACTACGCGCGCCTGGCGGTGCCGGTGATCGAGTGCGCGGAGGCCGGCGATCCGGTGGCGGTGTCCATCGTGCGCGACGGCGCCGCCTATATCAGCGCCCTGGCGGACAAGCTGCTGGAGCTGAATCCGCCCCGCCTGTCCATGATCGGCGGCCTGGCGCCCCGCCTGCGACCCTGGCTCGCCCCCCATGTGGTCAAGCGCCTGGCCGAGCCGCTGGACGCGCCGGAAATCGGCTGTGTTTATTTCGCGCAGCAATCCCTGGCTCGGGATGCTGGAGAATCTGGGAAAAACACCGGCAGCAAAGCGCTGTTTGGCTGA
- a CDS encoding DUF6279 family lipoprotein, giving the protein MTLGVNQLPDRILRLLPATTLLLLLASCSSVQLAYNHMDRWIRWHLDDYVDLKGTQKQQLAAALDSFHRWHRQTQLPDYANYLEQLADRVQQSQFTSTELQTVEKQVRVFWDTASTQFYDLLLPLAATLDSGQIDELEENLQEKREESLEKWRSPEKIQRRRLKQIRKHSRRWLGKLSGEQEALIAEWVAQVEYNPLLRDRQRQLWQARVIELLRRKPDGYLQQLRDLMVNPEQLWSDEYRRMQDQRHRQIRSLSERILATITPEQRLHLEAALRSHAGDFRSLSHE; this is encoded by the coding sequence ATGACCCTAGGGGTAAATCAACTGCCGGACCGGATACTGCGCCTGCTTCCGGCTACGACCCTGTTGTTGCTACTGGCCAGCTGTTCCAGCGTGCAGCTCGCCTACAACCATATGGACCGCTGGATACGCTGGCATCTGGACGATTATGTCGACCTCAAGGGCACCCAGAAGCAACAACTGGCGGCGGCACTCGACAGCTTCCACCGCTGGCACCGACAGACCCAACTCCCCGACTACGCCAACTACCTGGAACAGCTGGCCGACCGGGTACAGCAGAGCCAGTTCACTTCGACCGAACTGCAAACCGTGGAAAAGCAGGTGCGCGTCTTCTGGGACACCGCCAGCACCCAGTTCTACGACCTCCTGCTGCCGCTGGCCGCGACACTGGACAGCGGCCAGATCGATGAGTTGGAGGAGAACCTGCAGGAAAAGCGCGAGGAATCGCTGGAGAAATGGCGCTCACCGGAAAAAATACAGCGCCGCCGGCTGAAACAGATACGCAAGCACAGCCGGCGCTGGCTCGGCAAACTCAGCGGCGAACAGGAAGCCCTGATCGCCGAATGGGTCGCGCAGGTGGAATACAACCCGCTGCTGCGCGACCGGCAGCGCCAGCTGTGGCAGGCCCGCGTTATCGAACTCCTGCGCCGCAAGCCCGACGGCTACCTGCAACAGCTCCGCGACCTGATGGTAAACCCCGAGCAACTCTGGTCTGATGAGTACCGTCGGATGCAGGACCAACGCCACCGGCAAATCCGCTCCCTGAGCGAACGGATACTCGCCACCATCACCCCCGAGCAGCGCCTGCACCTGGAGGCGGCACTGCGCAGCCACGCCGGGGATTTTCGCAGCCTCTCCCACGAATAG
- the nagB-II gene encoding glucosamine-6-phosphate deaminase NagB-II, which produces MTAATPSEATPIPTTVMETEAREAPGRIAEQLRNNADTMAQLGERLRREPPRFVMIVGRGSSDHAGVFAKYLIEIETGTPTFAAAPSVSSVYDRKLKLEGALVLVISQSGRSPDILAQARMAKEAGAYTVALVNDETAPIGDIVDLMVPLKAGPEKAVAATKSYLATLSAVLQLVANWTRDEELLDAVGTLPQTLEEAVHSDIQLRPEDLASVKNLVVLGRGPGYAITRELALKLKEVCNIHAESFSSAEFLHGPVTLVEQKLTVVNVPIEDESFEAHSEQIADIIRRGGTLVNLHVPSKGVHPRVAPLALLQRFYIDVAHVAISRGINPDEPAGLKKVTRTL; this is translated from the coding sequence ATGACCGCAGCAACTCCCTCCGAGGCGACACCGATACCCACCACCGTAATGGAAACCGAAGCCCGCGAAGCGCCGGGGCGCATCGCCGAGCAATTGCGCAACAACGCCGACACCATGGCGCAACTGGGCGAGCGCCTGCGCCGCGAGCCGCCGCGTTTTGTGATGATTGTGGGGCGCGGTTCCTCCGACCACGCCGGGGTTTTTGCCAAGTACCTGATCGAGATCGAAACGGGCACGCCCACCTTCGCCGCGGCGCCGTCGGTATCCAGCGTATACGACAGAAAGCTCAAGCTGGAGGGCGCCCTGGTGCTGGTGATCTCCCAGTCCGGTCGCAGCCCGGACATCCTCGCCCAGGCCAGAATGGCAAAAGAGGCGGGCGCCTACACGGTGGCGCTGGTCAACGACGAAACAGCGCCCATCGGCGATATCGTCGACCTGATGGTGCCGCTGAAGGCGGGGCCGGAAAAAGCGGTCGCCGCCACCAAGAGCTACCTGGCGACCCTCTCCGCGGTGCTGCAACTGGTGGCCAACTGGACTCGCGACGAGGAACTGCTCGACGCGGTGGGCACACTGCCGCAGACCCTGGAAGAGGCGGTCCACTCCGACATCCAGTTGCGTCCGGAGGACCTGGCGTCGGTAAAAAACCTAGTGGTACTGGGCCGCGGCCCCGGCTATGCCATTACCCGGGAACTGGCCCTGAAGCTGAAGGAAGTATGCAATATCCACGCGGAGTCTTTCTCCAGCGCGGAATTCCTGCACGGTCCGGTGACCCTGGTGGAGCAGAAGCTCACCGTGGTCAACGTGCCCATCGAGGACGAATCCTTCGAGGCACACAGCGAACAAATCGCCGACATCATCCGCCGCGGCGGCACCCTGGTGAACCTGCACGTGCCGAGCAAGGGGGTGCACCCGCGAGTGGCTCCTCTGGCGCTGCTGCAACGTTTTTATATCGACGTGGCCCATGTGGCGATCAGCCGCGGCATCAACCCGGACGAACCCGCCGGGCTGAAAAAAGTCACCCGGACCCTTTGA
- a CDS encoding LacI family DNA-binding transcriptional regulator, protein MKATINDVAAQAGVSIKTVSRVINNEPSVRPTTRKKVMEAVEALNYQPNLAARNLAGSRSYTIAFIYDNPNAYYVIDMQNGILEACKARGYELLIHPSNSKSASVHDELKNLVEHSKIAGLVLTPPFSETQAVIDTVKSLKVDYVRIVSSAAALEDEENCIQVDDSAAAFDLTQHLLQLGHKRIGFLCGGEEHVSTYGRLDGYKRALQQAGLAVDPNLILEGEYSFDSGVQGAKTLLQSAEPPTAIFASNDEMAAGALFAARLMNIDIPGQLSIVGFEDSPFSRQTWPKLTTAHQPNNEIAKCAAALVLSKARGKGATESGTATKEAGIVREFIPSLVVRDSSGPVPEQ, encoded by the coding sequence ATGAAAGCCACGATCAACGACGTCGCCGCACAGGCGGGCGTTTCCATCAAGACCGTTTCCCGGGTGATCAACAACGAGCCCTCGGTTCGTCCGACCACCAGGAAGAAAGTGATGGAGGCGGTAGAGGCGCTCAACTACCAGCCCAACCTGGCGGCGCGCAACCTGGCTGGAAGCCGCTCCTACACCATCGCGTTCATCTACGACAACCCCAACGCCTACTACGTGATCGATATGCAAAACGGCATACTCGAGGCCTGCAAGGCGCGCGGTTATGAACTGCTGATCCACCCCAGCAACTCCAAATCCGCCTCGGTGCACGACGAACTGAAGAACCTGGTGGAGCACTCAAAAATTGCCGGCCTGGTGCTCACCCCGCCCTTCTCTGAAACCCAGGCGGTGATCGACACAGTCAAATCCCTCAAAGTGGATTACGTGCGCATCGTCTCCAGCGCCGCGGCGCTGGAGGACGAGGAAAACTGTATCCAGGTGGACGATAGCGCGGCGGCTTTCGATCTCACGCAACACCTGTTGCAGCTGGGACACAAACGCATCGGTTTTCTCTGTGGAGGCGAGGAGCACGTATCCACTTACGGCCGCCTGGACGGCTACAAGCGCGCCCTACAGCAGGCGGGTCTCGCCGTGGACCCGAACCTGATCCTGGAGGGGGAGTACTCCTTCGACTCCGGGGTTCAGGGGGCCAAAACCCTGTTGCAGTCCGCCGAGCCACCCACGGCGATTTTTGCCAGCAATGACGAAATGGCTGCGGGTGCACTGTTTGCCGCACGCCTGATGAATATCGATATTCCGGGACAGCTTTCCATCGTCGGCTTCGAGGACAGCCCCTTCTCCCGCCAGACCTGGCCCAAACTCACCACCGCCCATCAGCCCAACAACGAGATCGCCAAGTGCGCTGCGGCGCTGGTACTGAGCAAAGCGCGCGGCAAGGGCGCGACGGAAAGCGGCACCGCGACCAAGGAGGCGGGAATCGTGCGAGAATTTATTCCGTCGCTGGTAGTGCGGGACTCCAGCGGGCCGGTGCCGGAACAATAA